One Equus asinus isolate D_3611 breed Donkey chromosome 26, EquAss-T2T_v2, whole genome shotgun sequence genomic window carries:
- the ZNF446 gene encoding zinc finger protein 446 isoform X2, producing MRRILRYRPSRQSVPLGGSKKTSGTTMPSPLGPPCLPSVDSLATLEEPEAARLRFRGFCYQEVAGPQEALAQLRELCRQWLQPEITAHVLKQGVLPAAQKTEESLGSPPTSGTVEALKAASGEEPQDAQMEGSAQLSCSVKEEPDADRQEMAPSSPPNPAPSHEGRLEHWELASASFHPPRIQEEWGLLDPSQKELYWDAMLEKYGTVVSLGLPPPRREAPAESEPRALSAGTEGPGSLRTGDESESPREGPAGRPEARPLRGPASGAWEGPSGATAPAPLSPGPAGRGMPPARSAPAAPGARPEPGGPRRKPYTCEQCGRGFDWKSVFVIHHRTHAGARVPAPAGGAAEKPPQSPREPGAPRHPRRAPPGPRSYACEECGRSFSWKSQLVIHRKSHAGQRRHFCGDCGRGFDWKSQLVIHRKSHRPEAP from the exons ATGCGCAGGATTCTAAGGTACCGTCCATCACGGCAGTCG GTCCCTCTTGGTGGCTCCAAGAAGACTTCTGGTACAACAATGCCATCCCCACTGGGCCCCCCATGCCTGCCCTCCGTGGACTCCTTGGCCACCCTGGAGGAGCCTGAGGCAGCACGCCTGCGTTTCCGGGGGTTCTGCTACCAGGAGGTGGCGGGTCCCCAAGAGGCCCTGGCCCAGCTCCGGGAGCTTTGCCGCCAGTGGCTGCAGCCAGAG ATCACAGCCCATGTCCTGAAGCAAGGGGTGCTTCCAGCAGCACAGAAGACAGAGGAGTCTTTGGGGAGCCCCCCCACTTCAGGGACGGTGGAGGCCCTCAAAGCAGCCTCTGGCGAGGAGCCACAGGACGCCCAGATGGAGGGATCTGCCCAGCTCAGCTGCAGCGTGAAAGAGGAGCCTGATGCTGATAGGCAGGAGATGG CACCCTCCAGTCCCCCAAATCCAGCCCCATCCCATGAAGGGCGCCTTGAACACTGGGAACTGGCCTCTGCGTCCTTCCACCCACCCAGGATTCAG GAGGAGTGGGGGTTGCTGGACCCGTCTCAGAAGGAGCTGTACTGGGACGCGATGCTGGAGAAGTATGGCACGGTGGTCTCCCTAG GGTTGCCGCCCCCGCGGCGGGAGGCGCCGGCCGAGTCGGAGCCGCGGGCGCTGAGTGCGGGGACCGAGGGCCCAGGAAGCCTGCGCACGG GAGACGAAAGCGAGAGCCCCCGCGAGGGTCCGGCCGGCCGCCCGGAGGCCCGGCCGCTACGGGGCCCCGCGTCTGGCGCCTGGGAGGGCCCGTCCGGGGCCACCGCGCCCGCCCCGCTGTCGCCGGGGCCCGCTGGCCGGGGGATGCCCCCCGCGCGCTCCGCACCCGCGGCCCCGGGGGCGCGGCCGGAGCCGGGCGGCCCGCGAAGGAAGCCCTACACGTGCGAACAGTGCGGCCGCGGCTTCGACTGGAAGTCGGTGTTTGTCATCCACCACCGCACACACGCGGGCGCACGGGTGCCGGCCCCGGCCGGTGGGGCCGCAGAGAAGCCGCCGCAGAGTCCCCGGGAGCCGGGCGCGCCCCGCCACCCCCGGCGCGCGCCCCCGGGCCCGCGGAGCTACGCGTGCGAGGAGTGCGGGCGCAGCTTCAGCTGGAAGTCGCAGCTGGTCATCCATCGCAAGAGCCACGCCGGCCAGCGGCGCCACTTCTGCGGAGACTGCGGCCGCGGCTTCGACTGGAAGTCCCAGCTGGTCATCCACAGGAAGAGCCATCGGCCCGAGGCCCCCTGA
- the ZNF446 gene encoding zinc finger protein 446 isoform X3, whose product MRRILRYRPSRQSVPLGGSKKTSGTTMPSPLGPPCLPSVDSLATLEEPEAARLRFRGFCYQEVAGPQEALAQLRELCRQWLQPEVRSKEQMLELLVLEQFLGTLPPEIQAWVRGQRPGSPEEAAALVEGLQHDPGKLLDWITAHVLKQGVLPAAQKTEESLGSPPTSGTVEALKAASGEEPQDAQMEGSAQLSCSVKEEPDADRQEMAPSSPPNPAPSHEGRLEHWELASASFHPPRIQEEWGLLDPSQKELYWDAMLEKYGTVVSLGLPPPRREAPAESEPRALSAGTEGPGSLRTGDESESPREGPAGRPEARPLRGPASGAWEGPSGATAPAPLSPGPAGRGMPPARSAPAAPGARPEPGGPRRKPYTCEQCGRGFDWKSVFVIHHRTHAGARVPAPAGGAAEKPPQSPREPGAPRHPRRAPPGPRSYACEECGRSFSWKSQLVIHRKSHAGQRRHFCGDCGRGFDWKSQLVIHRKSHRPEAP is encoded by the exons ATGCGCAGGATTCTAAGGTACCGTCCATCACGGCAGTCG GTCCCTCTTGGTGGCTCCAAGAAGACTTCTGGTACAACAATGCCATCCCCACTGGGCCCCCCATGCCTGCCCTCCGTGGACTCCTTGGCCACCCTGGAGGAGCCTGAGGCAGCACGCCTGCGTTTCCGGGGGTTCTGCTACCAGGAGGTGGCGGGTCCCCAAGAGGCCCTGGCCCAGCTCCGGGAGCTTTGCCGCCAGTGGCTGCAGCCAGAGGTGCGCTCCAAGGAGCAGATGCTGGAGCTGCTGGTGCTGGAGCAGTTCCTGGGCACCCTTCCCCCTGAGATCCAGGCCTGGGTGCGGGGACAGAGGCCAGGCAGCCCTGAGGAGGCTGCAGCCCTGGTCGAGGGCCTGCAGCATGACCCTGGGAAGCTGCTGGACTGG ATCACAGCCCATGTCCTGAAGCAAGGGGTGCTTCCAGCAGCACAGAAGACAGAGGAGTCTTTGGGGAGCCCCCCCACTTCAGGGACGGTGGAGGCCCTCAAAGCAGCCTCTGGCGAGGAGCCACAGGACGCCCAGATGGAGGGATCTGCCCAGCTCAGCTGCAGCGTGAAAGAGGAGCCTGATGCTGATAGGCAGGAGATGG CACCCTCCAGTCCCCCAAATCCAGCCCCATCCCATGAAGGGCGCCTTGAACACTGGGAACTGGCCTCTGCGTCCTTCCACCCACCCAGGATTCAG GAGGAGTGGGGGTTGCTGGACCCGTCTCAGAAGGAGCTGTACTGGGACGCGATGCTGGAGAAGTATGGCACGGTGGTCTCCCTAG GGTTGCCGCCCCCGCGGCGGGAGGCGCCGGCCGAGTCGGAGCCGCGGGCGCTGAGTGCGGGGACCGAGGGCCCAGGAAGCCTGCGCACGG GAGACGAAAGCGAGAGCCCCCGCGAGGGTCCGGCCGGCCGCCCGGAGGCCCGGCCGCTACGGGGCCCCGCGTCTGGCGCCTGGGAGGGCCCGTCCGGGGCCACCGCGCCCGCCCCGCTGTCGCCGGGGCCCGCTGGCCGGGGGATGCCCCCCGCGCGCTCCGCACCCGCGGCCCCGGGGGCGCGGCCGGAGCCGGGCGGCCCGCGAAGGAAGCCCTACACGTGCGAACAGTGCGGCCGCGGCTTCGACTGGAAGTCGGTGTTTGTCATCCACCACCGCACACACGCGGGCGCACGGGTGCCGGCCCCGGCCGGTGGGGCCGCAGAGAAGCCGCCGCAGAGTCCCCGGGAGCCGGGCGCGCCCCGCCACCCCCGGCGCGCGCCCCCGGGCCCGCGGAGCTACGCGTGCGAGGAGTGCGGGCGCAGCTTCAGCTGGAAGTCGCAGCTGGTCATCCATCGCAAGAGCCACGCCGGCCAGCGGCGCCACTTCTGCGGAGACTGCGGCCGCGGCTTCGACTGGAAGTCCCAGCTGGTCATCCACAGGAAGAGCCATCGGCCCGAGGCCCCCTGA
- the ZNF446 gene encoding zinc finger protein 446 isoform X1: protein MPSPLGPPCLPSVDSLATLEEPEAARLRFRGFCYQEVAGPQEALAQLRELCRQWLQPEVRSKEQMLELLVLEQFLGTLPPEIQAWVRGQRPGSPEEAAALVEGLQHDPGKLLDWITAHVLKQGVLPAAQKTEESLGSPPTSGTVEALKAASGEEPQDAQMEGSAQLSCSVKEEPDADRQEMAPSSPPNPAPSHEGRLEHWELASASFHPPRIQEEWGLLDPSQKELYWDAMLEKYGTVVSLGLPPPRREAPAESEPRALSAGTEGPGSLRTGDESESPREGPAGRPEARPLRGPASGAWEGPSGATAPAPLSPGPAGRGMPPARSAPAAPGARPEPGGPRRKPYTCEQCGRGFDWKSVFVIHHRTHAGARVPAPAGGAAEKPPQSPREPGAPRHPRRAPPGPRSYACEECGRSFSWKSQLVIHRKSHAGQRRHFCGDCGRGFDWKSQLVIHRKSHRPEAP, encoded by the exons ATGCCATCCCCACTGGGCCCCCCATGCCTGCCCTCCGTGGACTCCTTGGCCACCCTGGAGGAGCCTGAGGCAGCACGCCTGCGTTTCCGGGGGTTCTGCTACCAGGAGGTGGCGGGTCCCCAAGAGGCCCTGGCCCAGCTCCGGGAGCTTTGCCGCCAGTGGCTGCAGCCAGAGGTGCGCTCCAAGGAGCAGATGCTGGAGCTGCTGGTGCTGGAGCAGTTCCTGGGCACCCTTCCCCCTGAGATCCAGGCCTGGGTGCGGGGACAGAGGCCAGGCAGCCCTGAGGAGGCTGCAGCCCTGGTCGAGGGCCTGCAGCATGACCCTGGGAAGCTGCTGGACTGG ATCACAGCCCATGTCCTGAAGCAAGGGGTGCTTCCAGCAGCACAGAAGACAGAGGAGTCTTTGGGGAGCCCCCCCACTTCAGGGACGGTGGAGGCCCTCAAAGCAGCCTCTGGCGAGGAGCCACAGGACGCCCAGATGGAGGGATCTGCCCAGCTCAGCTGCAGCGTGAAAGAGGAGCCTGATGCTGATAGGCAGGAGATGG CACCCTCCAGTCCCCCAAATCCAGCCCCATCCCATGAAGGGCGCCTTGAACACTGGGAACTGGCCTCTGCGTCCTTCCACCCACCCAGGATTCAG GAGGAGTGGGGGTTGCTGGACCCGTCTCAGAAGGAGCTGTACTGGGACGCGATGCTGGAGAAGTATGGCACGGTGGTCTCCCTAG GGTTGCCGCCCCCGCGGCGGGAGGCGCCGGCCGAGTCGGAGCCGCGGGCGCTGAGTGCGGGGACCGAGGGCCCAGGAAGCCTGCGCACGG GAGACGAAAGCGAGAGCCCCCGCGAGGGTCCGGCCGGCCGCCCGGAGGCCCGGCCGCTACGGGGCCCCGCGTCTGGCGCCTGGGAGGGCCCGTCCGGGGCCACCGCGCCCGCCCCGCTGTCGCCGGGGCCCGCTGGCCGGGGGATGCCCCCCGCGCGCTCCGCACCCGCGGCCCCGGGGGCGCGGCCGGAGCCGGGCGGCCCGCGAAGGAAGCCCTACACGTGCGAACAGTGCGGCCGCGGCTTCGACTGGAAGTCGGTGTTTGTCATCCACCACCGCACACACGCGGGCGCACGGGTGCCGGCCCCGGCCGGTGGGGCCGCAGAGAAGCCGCCGCAGAGTCCCCGGGAGCCGGGCGCGCCCCGCCACCCCCGGCGCGCGCCCCCGGGCCCGCGGAGCTACGCGTGCGAGGAGTGCGGGCGCAGCTTCAGCTGGAAGTCGCAGCTGGTCATCCATCGCAAGAGCCACGCCGGCCAGCGGCGCCACTTCTGCGGAGACTGCGGCCGCGGCTTCGACTGGAAGTCCCAGCTGGTCATCCACAGGAAGAGCCATCGGCCCGAGGCCCCCTGA